One part of the Streptomyces sp. AM 2-1-1 genome encodes these proteins:
- a CDS encoding MFS transporter, which yields MPSVSIPSARRQRTDGRESPERGGLSSILVLALGTFAVGTDAFVVAGFLPSMAGELHVSTAAAGQSITVFAAAYALLSPVLATVTARLPRRALLVGALITLGLANLCSALAPDLAVLIAGRIVAAAGAAAYTPTAGAVGAALVRPELRARALAVVIGGLTVATALGVPLGSLAGHWLGWRTALGIVAGLCLLIALGVRLIMPVLPGNARVPLRTRLAVLRRPAVLAVLPLTVLGMGAAYTAYAYSVPVLRAVRVPDGADLWMLFLYGLGAVLGNLASGYATDRWGSVRVLTAGYVAMALSLALPAWIAATHVSLPAVVGPLVLLWGASSWCQTPAQQHRLIEVAPQEAPLVVSLNSSGIYLGIGLGTVLGGLALPHGATLVYALGAALAVAALLFLRITARGAVRGN from the coding sequence ATGCCCAGTGTCTCGATACCGTCCGCCCGCCGACAGCGGACCGACGGCCGGGAATCACCGGAACGGGGTGGGCTCTCCTCCATCCTGGTGCTGGCGCTCGGCACCTTCGCCGTCGGCACGGACGCCTTCGTGGTCGCCGGATTCCTGCCGTCCATGGCCGGTGAACTGCACGTGTCCACGGCAGCGGCCGGGCAGTCCATCACGGTCTTCGCCGCCGCCTACGCCCTCCTCTCCCCGGTGCTCGCCACGGTGACCGCGCGGCTGCCGCGCCGGGCCCTGCTGGTGGGCGCGCTGATCACCCTCGGGCTCGCCAACCTCTGCTCGGCGCTCGCCCCCGACCTGGCCGTGCTGATCGCCGGGCGGATCGTCGCGGCCGCCGGTGCGGCGGCCTACACGCCGACCGCGGGTGCGGTGGGCGCCGCGCTCGTACGCCCCGAACTCCGGGCGCGGGCCCTGGCCGTGGTCATCGGCGGTCTGACCGTCGCCACCGCGCTCGGGGTACCCCTGGGCAGCCTGGCCGGCCACTGGCTGGGGTGGCGCACCGCGTTGGGCATCGTCGCCGGACTGTGCCTGCTCATCGCCCTCGGCGTCCGTCTGATCATGCCGGTGCTGCCGGGCAACGCCCGTGTGCCGCTGCGCACCCGGCTCGCCGTCCTGCGCCGGCCGGCCGTGCTCGCCGTGCTGCCGCTCACCGTGCTCGGGATGGGCGCCGCCTACACCGCCTACGCCTACAGCGTTCCGGTTCTCCGGGCGGTCCGGGTGCCCGACGGTGCCGACCTCTGGATGCTCTTCCTGTACGGCCTCGGCGCCGTGCTCGGCAACCTGGCCTCGGGATACGCCACGGACCGCTGGGGCTCGGTCCGGGTTCTGACCGCCGGATACGTCGCCATGGCCCTCTCCCTCGCCCTGCCGGCCTGGATCGCCGCCACCCACGTCTCCCTGCCGGCCGTGGTCGGTCCGCTGGTCCTGCTCTGGGGTGCGAGCAGCTGGTGCCAGACGCCCGCACAGCAGCACCGGCTCATCGAGGTCGCGCCGCAGGAAGCGCCGTTGGTGGTCTCGCTCAACTCGTCCGGCATCTACCTGGGCATCGGCCTCGGCACCGTGCTGGGCGGGCTCGCGCTCCCGCACGGGGCGACCCTCGTGTACGCCCTGGGGGCCGCACTGGCCGTCGCGGCCCTGCTGTTCCTCCGGATCACCGCACGCGGGGCGGTCCGCGGGAACTGA
- a CDS encoding Rrf2 family transcriptional regulator, with protein MRMSAGVEWGLHCCLTLAWLGDAEAVPTARLAAFFELPPAYLNKQLQALDRAGILTSTPGARGGFRLARAAERITLMDVVAAIDGPDDVFRCTEIRQRAGGASAAAPEFRRPCGIASAMRRAEMVWRRELAAQTLADLMADASAASAERTRRHFARTSR; from the coding sequence ATGCGGATGAGCGCGGGAGTCGAGTGGGGGCTGCACTGCTGCCTGACGTTGGCGTGGCTCGGGGATGCGGAGGCGGTGCCGACGGCGAGGCTCGCGGCCTTCTTCGAGCTGCCGCCGGCCTACCTCAACAAGCAGTTGCAGGCGCTGGACCGGGCGGGCATCCTCACCTCCACCCCGGGGGCCCGGGGTGGCTTCCGGCTGGCCCGGGCCGCCGAGCGGATCACGCTCATGGACGTCGTCGCCGCCATCGACGGCCCCGACGACGTCTTCCGGTGCACCGAGATCCGGCAGCGGGCCGGAGGGGCGAGCGCCGCGGCTCCGGAGTTCCGGCGGCCCTGCGGCATCGCCAGTGCGATGCGCCGGGCCGAGATGGTCTGGCGCCGGGAGCTGGCCGCACAGACGCTGGCGGACCTCATGGCCGACGCGTCGGCGGCCTCCGCCGAACGCACGCGGCGCCACTTCGCGCGTACGAGCCGCTGA
- a CDS encoding Rieske 2Fe-2S domain-containing protein, protein MGLPRPYTRTITEGPTPADATAAPALPYPSGWSALAFSSELKPGTVLTRPLAGEDVVLYRLRSGGLRAIRPYCPHLGAHLGLARVDGDDLVCPFHQFAFGPDGTCVRTGYDTPPPRTPLTRLPVHEVNGAVLVWRHHDGRDPDWFVPPWHEIGHRPAREASWELAGNVQEVIENSVDLGHFATLHGWRRAEMGAPVAYDDAGFHVSMRAHESAPLLGDFVVDIEVDGYGLGCLHADVHTPRLGLRMCTMVLPTAVGPHRMQFRQRNRIAFTEPSRLPAPLARTVSRAAARLLDRAVFRSSCEFTAADFPIWNHKQYLQPPGLAHGDGPIGPFRRWARRFYPPVEGAESGVAPSAHGEAEGGAARRAGQQGPCGTRQVGR, encoded by the coding sequence GTGGGACTGCCCCGTCCGTACACGCGCACCATCACCGAGGGGCCGACGCCGGCCGATGCCACCGCCGCGCCCGCCCTGCCCTACCCCAGCGGCTGGTCCGCGCTCGCCTTCTCGTCCGAGCTGAAGCCGGGCACCGTCCTCACCCGGCCCCTGGCGGGGGAGGACGTGGTGCTCTACCGGCTCCGGTCGGGCGGGTTGCGTGCCATCCGGCCGTACTGCCCCCACCTCGGCGCCCACCTCGGGCTGGCTCGCGTCGACGGGGACGATCTCGTCTGCCCGTTCCACCAATTCGCCTTCGGCCCGGACGGCACCTGTGTGCGTACGGGGTACGACACCCCACCGCCGAGGACGCCGCTGACGCGGCTGCCGGTGCACGAGGTCAACGGGGCCGTCCTCGTCTGGCGGCACCACGACGGCCGGGACCCCGACTGGTTCGTACCGCCGTGGCACGAGATCGGTCACCGTCCGGCCCGTGAAGCCTCGTGGGAGCTGGCCGGGAACGTCCAGGAGGTCATCGAGAACTCCGTTGATCTCGGGCACTTCGCCACCCTGCACGGCTGGCGGCGGGCGGAGATGGGCGCGCCGGTCGCCTACGACGACGCCGGCTTCCACGTCTCCATGCGCGCCCACGAATCGGCGCCGCTCCTCGGCGACTTCGTCGTCGACATCGAGGTGGACGGATACGGCCTCGGGTGCCTCCACGCCGACGTGCACACTCCACGGCTCGGCCTGCGGATGTGCACGATGGTGCTGCCGACCGCCGTCGGGCCGCACCGGATGCAGTTCCGGCAGCGCAACCGCATCGCCTTCACCGAGCCCTCCCGGCTGCCCGCCCCGCTCGCCCGCACGGTGAGCCGGGCAGCCGCCCGGCTGCTGGACCGGGCCGTGTTCCGCTCCAGTTGTGAGTTCACGGCCGCGGACTTCCCGATCTGGAACCACAAGCAGTACCTCCAGCCGCCCGGCCTCGCCCACGGCGACGGGCCGATCGGCCCGTTCCGGCGCTGGGCCCGTCGCTTCTACCCGCCGGTGGAGGGGGCGGAGAGCGGCGTGGCGCCCTCCGCGCACGGCGAGGCGGAGGGCGGGGCCGCCCGCCGTGCCGGGCAGCAGGGGCCCTGCGGTACGCGTCAAGTGGGGCGCTGA
- a CDS encoding GNAT family N-acetyltransferase: protein MDDLVTARLVLHPMTVSEAQRVVAGEMDSGVRWAPGYPTEGDVSAARRFLGTCASTGDPQPFGNYEIRRREDGTAVGGVGFHGAADVNGGVTIGYGLIPSARGQGYASEALRELLRFARAHGVTRVKGDADHDNIASQHVMTAVGMRPTGQDERVRYFEIVWADETENTDLRS from the coding sequence ATGGACGATCTTGTGACAGCGCGGCTCGTGCTTCATCCGATGACGGTCAGCGAGGCTCAGCGAGTGGTGGCGGGCGAGATGGACAGCGGTGTCCGGTGGGCGCCCGGATATCCCACCGAGGGGGACGTGTCCGCCGCCAGGCGCTTCCTGGGCACCTGCGCAAGCACCGGTGATCCCCAGCCGTTCGGCAACTATGAGATCCGTCGCCGCGAGGACGGTACGGCAGTCGGCGGCGTGGGCTTCCACGGAGCTGCCGACGTGAACGGCGGAGTCACGATCGGCTACGGCCTCATCCCGTCAGCGCGAGGCCAGGGATACGCCTCCGAAGCCCTCCGCGAACTGCTGCGGTTCGCGCGGGCACACGGCGTCACCCGCGTGAAAGGCGACGCCGACCACGACAACATCGCATCCCAGCACGTCATGACGGCAGTCGGCATGCGGCCGACTGGACAAGACGAACGCGTCAGGTACTTCGAGATCGTCTGGGCCGACGAGACGGAAAATACTGACTTACGCTCCTAG
- the mfd gene encoding transcription-repair coupling factor codes for MSLHGLLDLVARDPALSEAVKAATDGHRMHVDLVGPPAARPFAVAALARETGRTVLAVTATGREAEDLAAALRTLLPPDSVAEYPSWETLPHERLSPRSDTVGRRLAVLRRLAHPRADDPETGPVSVVVAPVRSVLQPQVKGLGDLEPVALRSGQGADLGEVVEALAAAAYARVELVEKRGEFAVRGGILDVFPPTEEHPLRVEFWGDDVEEIRYFKVADQRSLEVAEHGLWAAPCRELLLTDEVRERAAVLAEAHPELGELLGKIAEGIAVEGMESLAPVLVDDMELLLDVLPAGAMTLVCEPERVRTRASDLVATSQEFLQASWAATAGGGEAPIDVGAASLWSIADVRDRARELGMMWWSTSPFAADDELDDDTLKLGMRAPEAYRGDTARALADTKGWIAEGWRTVYVTEGQGLASRTVEVLGGEGIAARLDADLTEISPSLVHVSCGAIDHGFVDAGLKLAVLTETDLTGQRTATKELGRMPARRRKTIDPLTLEAGDYIVHEQHGVGRYIEMVQRTVQGATREYLLVEYAAAKRGQPGDRLYIPTDQLEQVTKYVGGEAPTLHRLGGADWTKTKQRAKKAVKEIAGDLIRLYSARMAAPGHAFGPDTPWQRELEDAFPYAETPDQLSTIAEVKEDMEKTVPMDRLICGDVGYGKTEIAVRAAFKAVQDGKQVAVLVPTTLLVQQHFNTFTERYAQFPVNVRALSRFQSEADSKATLAGLKDGAVDLVIGTHRLFSSETKFKDLGLVIVDEEQRFGVEHKEQLKKLRANVDVLTMSATPIPRTLEMAVTGIREMSTITTPPEERHPVLTFVGPYEEKQIGAAVRRELLREGQVFYIHNRVESIDRAAARLREIVPEARIATAHGQMSEQALEQVVVDFWEKRFDVLVSTTIVESGIDISNANTLIVERGDNFGLSQLHQLRGRVGRGRDRGYAYFLYPPEKPLTETAHERLATIAQHTEMGAGMYVAMKDLEIRGAGNLLGGEQSGHIAGVGFDLYIRMVGEAVADYRAQMDGTVEEEAPLEVKIELPVDAHVPHDYAPGERLRLQAYRAIASANSEEDVRAVREELTDRYGPLPEPVENLLLVAGLRMLARACGVGEIVLQGPNVRFAPVELRESQELRLKRLHPKTVIKATTHQILVPRPTTGRIGGKPVVGRDLLAWTGEFLTTILGS; via the coding sequence ATGAGCCTGCACGGTCTGCTGGATCTCGTCGCACGCGATCCCGCGCTCTCCGAAGCGGTGAAGGCCGCCACCGACGGTCACCGGATGCACGTGGACCTGGTGGGTCCGCCCGCCGCCCGGCCCTTCGCTGTGGCCGCGCTGGCCCGGGAGACGGGCCGTACGGTCCTCGCGGTCACCGCCACCGGCCGGGAGGCCGAGGACCTGGCCGCCGCGCTGCGCACCCTGCTGCCGCCGGACTCCGTCGCCGAGTACCCGTCCTGGGAGACGCTGCCGCACGAGCGGCTCTCGCCCCGCTCGGACACCGTGGGGCGGCGCCTCGCCGTGCTCCGGCGCCTCGCGCACCCGCGCGCCGACGACCCGGAGACGGGACCGGTGAGCGTGGTGGTCGCGCCCGTACGCTCCGTACTCCAGCCGCAGGTCAAGGGGCTGGGCGATCTGGAGCCGGTGGCCTTGCGGAGCGGGCAGGGCGCCGATCTGGGCGAGGTCGTCGAGGCGCTCGCCGCCGCCGCGTACGCCCGGGTGGAGCTGGTCGAGAAGCGCGGAGAATTCGCGGTGCGCGGCGGCATCCTGGACGTCTTCCCGCCCACCGAGGAGCACCCCCTTCGGGTGGAGTTCTGGGGCGACGACGTCGAGGAGATCCGCTACTTCAAGGTCGCCGACCAGCGCTCCCTGGAGGTCGCCGAGCACGGGCTCTGGGCCGCACCCTGCCGGGAGCTGCTCCTCACCGACGAGGTCCGCGAGCGCGCCGCGGTGCTCGCCGAGGCCCATCCGGAGCTGGGCGAGCTGCTGGGCAAGATCGCCGAGGGCATCGCGGTCGAGGGCATGGAATCCCTGGCACCCGTGCTGGTGGACGACATGGAGCTGTTGCTCGACGTCCTGCCCGCGGGGGCCATGACCCTGGTCTGCGAACCCGAGCGGGTCCGCACCCGGGCCTCGGACCTCGTCGCGACCAGCCAGGAGTTCCTGCAGGCGTCGTGGGCGGCCACGGCGGGCGGCGGGGAGGCCCCGATCGACGTGGGCGCGGCCTCGCTGTGGTCCATCGCCGACGTACGCGACCGGGCCCGCGAACTCGGCATGATGTGGTGGTCCACCTCCCCGTTCGCCGCCGACGACGAGCTGGACGACGACACCCTCAAGCTCGGGATGCGCGCCCCGGAGGCGTACCGGGGCGACACCGCACGCGCGCTCGCCGACACCAAGGGCTGGATCGCCGAAGGCTGGCGCACGGTGTACGTCACCGAGGGCCAGGGCCTGGCTTCCCGCACCGTCGAGGTGCTGGGCGGGGAGGGCATCGCCGCCCGACTCGACGCCGATCTGACGGAGATCTCCCCGTCGCTCGTGCACGTCTCCTGCGGGGCCATCGACCACGGCTTCGTCGACGCCGGCCTGAAGCTCGCGGTGCTCACCGAGACCGACCTCACCGGCCAGCGCACCGCGACCAAGGAACTCGGCCGGATGCCGGCCCGCCGCCGCAAGACCATCGACCCGCTGACGCTGGAGGCGGGCGACTACATCGTCCACGAGCAGCACGGCGTCGGCCGGTACATCGAGATGGTGCAGCGCACCGTGCAGGGCGCGACCCGTGAGTACCTGCTCGTCGAGTACGCCGCCGCCAAGCGCGGCCAGCCCGGCGACCGGCTCTACATCCCGACCGACCAGCTGGAACAGGTCACCAAGTACGTGGGCGGCGAAGCACCGACCCTGCACCGGCTCGGCGGCGCCGACTGGACGAAGACCAAGCAGCGCGCCAAGAAGGCCGTCAAGGAGATCGCCGGCGACCTGATCAGGCTCTACAGCGCCCGCATGGCCGCCCCCGGCCACGCCTTCGGTCCCGACACCCCGTGGCAGCGCGAACTGGAGGACGCCTTCCCGTACGCGGAGACGCCCGACCAGCTCTCCACGATCGCCGAGGTCAAGGAGGACATGGAGAAGACGGTCCCGATGGACCGCCTGATCTGCGGTGACGTCGGCTACGGCAAGACCGAGATCGCGGTGCGCGCCGCCTTCAAGGCCGTCCAGGACGGCAAGCAGGTCGCCGTGCTCGTCCCCACGACCCTCCTCGTCCAGCAGCACTTCAACACCTTCACCGAGCGCTACGCCCAGTTCCCGGTCAACGTACGCGCGTTGAGCCGGTTCCAGTCCGAGGCGGACTCCAAGGCCACCCTCGCCGGACTGAAGGACGGCGCCGTCGACCTCGTCATCGGCACCCACCGCCTCTTCTCGTCCGAGACGAAGTTCAAGGACCTCGGCCTGGTCATCGTCGACGAGGAGCAGCGCTTCGGCGTCGAGCACAAGGAGCAGCTGAAGAAGCTCCGCGCCAACGTCGACGTCCTCACCATGTCGGCCACCCCCATCCCCCGTACGCTCGAAATGGCCGTGACCGGCATCCGCGAGATGTCCACCATCACCACCCCGCCCGAGGAGCGGCACCCCGTGCTGACCTTCGTCGGCCCGTACGAGGAGAAGCAGATCGGTGCCGCCGTGCGCCGCGAACTCCTGCGTGAGGGGCAGGTGTTCTACATCCACAACCGGGTCGAGTCCATCGACCGGGCCGCCGCCCGGCTGCGCGAGATCGTCCCCGAGGCCCGGATCGCCACGGCGCACGGCCAGATGTCCGAACAGGCCCTGGAGCAGGTGGTGGTGGACTTCTGGGAGAAGAGGTTCGACGTCCTCGTCTCCACCACGATCGTCGAGTCCGGCATCGACATCTCCAACGCCAACACCCTGATCGTCGAGCGCGGCGACAACTTCGGCCTCTCCCAACTCCACCAGCTGCGCGGACGCGTGGGCCGAGGACGCGACCGCGGGTACGCCTACTTCCTCTACCCGCCGGAGAAGCCGCTCACCGAGACCGCCCACGAGCGCCTCGCCACCATCGCCCAGCACACCGAGATGGGCGCCGGCATGTACGTCGCCATGAAGGACCTGGAGATCCGCGGCGCGGGCAACCTCCTCGGCGGCGAGCAGTCAGGCCACATCGCGGGCGTCGGTTTCGACCTCTACATCCGCATGGTCGGCGAAGCCGTCGCCGACTACCGCGCCCAGATGGACGGCACGGTCGAGGAGGAAGCGCCGCTGGAGGTCAAGATCGAGCTCCCCGTCGACGCCCACGTCCCGCACGACTACGCCCCCGGCGAGCGGCTCCGCCTCCAGGCCTACCGCGCCATCGCCTCCGCCAACTCCGAGGAGGACGTCCGCGCGGTCCGCGAGGAGCTGACCGACCGCTACGGCCCGCTCCCCGAACCCGTCGAGAACCTTCTCCTCGTGGCCGGCCTGCGGATGCTCGCCCGCGCCTGCGGAGTCGGCGAGATCGTCCTCCAGGGCCCGAACGTCCGTTTCGCGCCGGTCGAGCTGCGCGAGTCCCAGGAGCTGCGCCTCAAGCGGCTCCACCCGAAGACGGTCATCAAGGCCACCACCCACCAGATCCTCGTCCCGCGCCCTACCACCGGCCGCATCGGCGGCAAGCCGGTCGTGGGCCGCGACCTGCTGGCGTGGACGGGCGAGTTCCTGACGACCATCCTGGGGTCGTAG
- a CDS encoding DinB family protein, with product MPLSDFTTDLRLYVQDARDAFLWKLDGLSEYGVRRPMTPTGTNLLGLVKHVTGAEVLYLGETFGRPFPGAPRLWISGDAEPNADMWATAEESREGIVEAYRRVWAHSDETIRSLPLDTVGRMPGGPGEPGPALTLHRALVHVIAETHRHAGHADVVRELVDGEVGQRKGGRNTAPGDRAWWQGYRDRLERVAKGAGGRA from the coding sequence ATGCCCCTCTCGGACTTCACCACGGATCTGCGGCTCTACGTCCAGGACGCCCGCGACGCCTTCCTGTGGAAGCTGGACGGCCTCTCGGAGTACGGCGTCCGCCGCCCCATGACCCCCACCGGCACCAATCTCCTGGGCCTCGTGAAGCACGTCACCGGTGCCGAGGTGCTCTACCTCGGAGAGACCTTCGGGCGGCCCTTCCCCGGTGCGCCCCGGCTCTGGATCTCCGGCGACGCCGAGCCCAACGCGGACATGTGGGCGACCGCCGAGGAGTCGCGCGAGGGGATCGTCGAGGCGTACCGCCGGGTCTGGGCCCACTCCGACGAGACGATCCGGTCCCTTCCTCTCGACACGGTCGGCCGGATGCCCGGAGGGCCGGGGGAGCCGGGGCCCGCGCTGACGCTGCACCGGGCCCTCGTGCACGTGATCGCGGAGACCCACCGGCATGCCGGTCACGCGGACGTCGTGCGGGAACTCGTCGACGGAGAGGTGGGACAGCGGAAGGGGGGCCGCAACACGGCTCCGGGTGACCGGGCGTGGTGGCAGGGGTACCGCGACCGGCTGGAACGGGTGGCGAAGGGGGCGGGCGGGCGCGCGTAA
- a CDS encoding FtsX family ABC transporter permease, which translates to MTVWKTSLRNFLAHKGRMALSAVAVLLSVAFVCGTLVFTDTMNTTFDKLFTVSSPDVSVGLKAAEESDAEPDHGKPQTMPASVLAQVGKAEGVKDAEGQVTTLQVTLVDSHDKNLSPDTGAPTIAGNWTRNDLRSMKISSGHAPRGPTEMMIDAGTADKHGLELGDELRTITAAGDLRAKIVGIAEFTVTNPGAAVAYFDTATAQEKLLGRPDAYSMISVTAEKGVSDQELKANVAAALGDTSLYTLKTQAESAEDSKDSMGSFLNVMKYAMLGFAGIAFLVGIFLIVNTFSMLVAQRTRELGLMRAIGSSRRQVNRSVLVEALLLGIVGSALGVAAGVGLAVGLMQLMGAVGMELSTDDLTVAWTTPVVGLALGIIVTVLAAYVPARRAGKVSPMAALRDAGTPADGQAGRVRAALGIVLTGAGAAALWATARADEASDGSYLLGAGVVLTLIGFIVIGPLLAGVVVRGLSAVLLRLFGPVGRLAERNALRNPRRTGATGAALMIGLALVACLSVVGASMVASVTDELDKSVGADFIVQTADGQPIVPQAAKAVEAVPGLEHVTHYAYLDATVTSPDGGKDDEGLVAADPSYQQDVHREVLSGDLAAAYSEDSVSVGGDYAEKHGVKVGDTLTVAFRAGGTARLKVAAITSDDTSIDGGAKYISRATAAKHIAADQLPDSLLMFAQAKDGQEKTAYAALKKALAPYPVYQPRNQADYKEDLKDQVGQLLNIVYGLLALAIVVAVLGVVNTLALSVVERTREIGLLRAIGLSRRQLRRMIRLESVVIALFGALLGLGLGMGWGASAQQLLALEGLNALEIPWATIITVFVASAFVGLFAALVPAFRAGRMNVLTAIATDG; encoded by the coding sequence ATGACCGTCTGGAAGACCTCGCTGCGCAACTTCCTCGCGCACAAGGGACGGATGGCCCTCTCGGCCGTCGCCGTCCTGCTGTCGGTGGCCTTCGTCTGCGGCACCCTCGTCTTCACCGACACCATGAACACCACGTTCGACAAGCTCTTCACCGTCTCCTCGCCCGACGTCTCCGTCGGCCTCAAGGCCGCTGAGGAGTCCGACGCCGAGCCCGACCACGGCAAGCCGCAGACCATGCCGGCGTCCGTCCTCGCCCAGGTCGGGAAGGCCGAGGGCGTCAAGGACGCCGAGGGCCAGGTGACCACCCTCCAGGTGACCCTCGTCGACAGCCACGACAAGAACCTCAGCCCGGACACCGGGGCCCCCACCATCGCGGGCAACTGGACGCGCAACGACCTGCGTTCGATGAAGATCAGCTCGGGCCACGCCCCGCGCGGCCCGACCGAGATGATGATCGACGCCGGAACCGCCGACAAGCACGGGCTGGAGCTCGGCGACGAACTGCGCACCATCACCGCGGCCGGCGACCTCAGGGCGAAGATCGTGGGCATCGCCGAGTTCACCGTCACCAACCCCGGTGCGGCGGTCGCCTACTTCGACACCGCGACCGCCCAGGAGAAGCTGCTCGGCCGCCCCGACGCCTACAGCATGATCAGCGTCACCGCCGAGAAGGGCGTCAGCGACCAGGAGCTGAAGGCCAACGTCGCCGCCGCGCTCGGCGACACCTCCCTCTACACGCTGAAGACGCAGGCCGAATCGGCCGAGGACAGCAAGGACTCCATGGGGTCCTTCCTGAACGTGATGAAGTACGCGATGCTCGGCTTCGCCGGGATCGCCTTCCTCGTCGGCATCTTCCTCATCGTCAACACCTTCTCCATGCTGGTCGCCCAGCGCACCCGCGAACTCGGCCTGATGCGCGCCATCGGCTCCAGCCGCCGTCAGGTCAACCGGTCGGTGCTCGTCGAAGCCCTCCTCCTCGGCATCGTCGGCTCCGCCCTCGGCGTCGCGGCCGGCGTCGGACTCGCCGTCGGCCTCATGCAGCTGATGGGCGCCGTCGGCATGGAGCTCTCCACCGACGACCTCACCGTCGCCTGGACCACCCCCGTCGTGGGTCTGGCGCTCGGCATCATCGTCACCGTGCTCGCCGCGTACGTACCCGCCCGGCGCGCCGGGAAGGTGTCGCCGATGGCCGCCCTGCGGGACGCCGGAACCCCCGCCGACGGCCAGGCCGGACGCGTCCGCGCCGCCCTCGGCATCGTCCTCACCGGCGCCGGCGCCGCCGCCCTCTGGGCGACCGCGCGCGCCGACGAGGCGAGCGACGGTTCGTACCTGCTGGGCGCCGGCGTCGTCCTCACCCTCATCGGGTTCATCGTGATCGGCCCGCTGCTCGCCGGAGTCGTCGTACGGGGGCTCAGCGCGGTCCTGCTCCGGCTCTTCGGCCCGGTCGGCCGCCTGGCCGAACGCAACGCTCTGCGCAACCCGCGCCGTACCGGGGCGACCGGCGCGGCCCTGATGATCGGCCTCGCCCTGGTGGCCTGCCTCTCGGTCGTCGGCGCGTCCATGGTCGCCTCCGTCACCGACGAGCTGGACAAGTCGGTCGGCGCGGACTTCATCGTGCAGACCGCCGACGGCCAGCCGATCGTGCCCCAGGCCGCCAAGGCCGTCGAAGCCGTCCCCGGTCTGGAACACGTCACCCACTACGCCTACCTCGACGCCACCGTCACCTCCCCCGACGGCGGCAAGGACGACGAGGGTCTGGTCGCCGCCGACCCCAGCTACCAGCAGGACGTCCACCGCGAAGTCCTCTCCGGCGACCTCGCCGCCGCCTACAGCGAGGACTCGGTCTCGGTCGGCGGCGACTACGCCGAGAAGCACGGCGTGAAGGTCGGCGACACCCTCACCGTGGCCTTCAGGGCGGGCGGGACGGCGCGGCTGAAGGTCGCCGCGATCACCTCCGACGACACCAGCATCGACGGCGGCGCGAAGTACATCAGCCGCGCCACCGCGGCGAAGCACATCGCGGCCGACCAACTCCCCGACAGCCTGCTGATGTTCGCCCAGGCGAAGGACGGCCAGGAGAAGACGGCCTACGCCGCGCTGAAGAAGGCGCTCGCCCCGTACCCGGTGTACCAGCCGCGCAACCAGGCCGACTACAAGGAAGATCTCAAGGACCAGGTCGGCCAGTTGCTGAACATCGTCTACGGCCTGCTGGCACTCGCCATCGTCGTCGCGGTCCTCGGCGTGGTGAACACCCTCGCCCTCTCCGTCGTCGAACGCACGCGGGAGATCGGCCTGTTGAGGGCGATCGGTCTCTCTCGCCGGCAATTGCGCCGGATGATCCGCCTGGAGTCGGTGGTCATCGCGCTCTTCGGCGCGCTCCTCGGACTCGGCCTCGGGATGGGCTGGGGCGCCTCCGCCCAGCAACTCCTCGCGCTGGAAGGGCTGAACGCGCTGGAGATCCCCTGGGCGACCATCATCACGGTCTTCGTCGCCTCCGCCTTCGTCGGCCTCTTCGCCGCCCTCGTCCCGGCCTTCCGGGCGGGCCGGATGAACGTCCTGACGGCCATCGCCACGGACGGCTGA
- a CDS encoding ABC transporter ATP-binding protein, with protein MTTAVTNPRHGGAGERTAVATRARQVVKAYGTGETRVVALDHVDVDIARGEFTAIMGPSGSGKSTLMHCLAGLDTVTSGEIFLDETMITGLKDKKLTQLRRDRIGFIFQAFNLLPTLNALENITLPMDIAGRRPDAAWLQQVVETVGLGDRLKHRPTQLSGGQQQRVAVARALAARPEIIFGDEPTGNLDSRAGAEVLSFLRTSVDQLGQTIVMVTHDPVAASYADRVLYLADGKIVDEMRNPTADQVLDRMKNFDTRGRTS; from the coding sequence GTGACGACGGCTGTGACCAATCCCAGGCACGGGGGCGCCGGAGAACGGACTGCCGTGGCAACACGAGCACGTCAGGTGGTGAAGGCGTACGGCACGGGCGAGACCCGGGTCGTCGCCCTCGACCACGTCGACGTCGACATCGCACGCGGTGAGTTCACCGCGATCATGGGCCCGTCGGGCTCCGGCAAGTCGACGCTGATGCACTGCCTGGCCGGACTCGACACGGTGACCTCCGGCGAGATCTTCCTCGACGAGACGATGATCACCGGCCTCAAGGACAAGAAGCTCACCCAGCTCCGCCGCGACCGCATCGGCTTCATCTTCCAGGCGTTCAACCTGCTGCCGACGCTCAACGCGCTGGAGAACATCACGCTGCCGATGGACATCGCCGGCCGCAGGCCCGACGCCGCCTGGCTCCAGCAGGTCGTGGAGACCGTGGGCCTCGGTGACCGGCTGAAGCACCGGCCGACCCAGCTCTCCGGCGGCCAGCAGCAGCGCGTCGCGGTCGCCCGCGCCCTGGCCGCCCGGCCCGAGATCATCTTCGGGGACGAGCCGACCGGCAACCTCGACTCACGGGCCGGCGCCGAGGTGCTGTCCTTCCTCCGCACCTCCGTCGACCAGCTGGGCCAGACCATCGTCATGGTCACCCACGACCCGGTCGCCGCCTCCTACGCGGACCGGGTGCTGTACCTCGCCGACGGCAAGATCGTCGACGAGATGCGCAACCCCACGGCCGACCAGGTCCTGGACCGCATGAAGAACTTCGACACCCGCGGGCGGACGTCATGA